A part of Anabas testudineus chromosome 9, fAnaTes1.2, whole genome shotgun sequence genomic DNA contains:
- the p2rx2 gene encoding P2X purinoceptor 2 codes for MCETFYKFAMGLREFIKEYFLSFWDYETPKVMVVKNRTLGVIYRGVQCLVITYFIWYVFISQKAYQESETRPESSVYTLMKGTAVHGDDILDMVEYAQPSEGGDVISTILRREVTYNQTQGTCAEYFKVANANCTTDSDCVKGEVDFDGHGRRTGRCVQYYNHTFKTCEIQTWCPVEEYAVVREPALVEAINFTVFIRNSIHFPKFKVLRGNIKDASNKRDMHKYLSKCHYDDEKEPYCPNFRLGYIADQARENFSELCRTGGVIGVFINWHCNLDLDPSHCKPTYSFRRLDLRKDEINSGYYYRFAKYYSKDGVESRTLIKAYGIRLDVIVHGHAGKFSPIPTIISTVTAMTSVGICTIICDWIMLTFIDKNEVYSERKFDEIVKEPTVPISTELSYMNSFGSNHSDLSDGVPL; via the exons atgtgtgaaacattttaTAAGTTCGCCATGGGGCTACGTGAGTTCATAAAGGAGTATTTTCTTAGTTTCTGGGACTACGAGACCCCAAAAGTGATGGTGgttaaaaacagaactcttgGAGTCATTTACAGAGGCGTTCAGTGTCTTGTGATCACCTATTTTATCTG GTATGTCTTTATAAGTCAGAAAGCATATCAGGAAAGTGAAACCCGTCCAGAGAGTTCAGTTTACACTCTCATGAAAGGCACAGCAGTTCATGGAGATGATATCCTGGACATGGTAGAGTATGCTCAACCCTCAGAG GGTGGTGATGTGATTAGTACAATATTGAGACGAGAAGTGACGTACAATCAGACACAAGGCACTTGTGCTGAG TATTTTAAAGTTGCCAATGCCAACTGTACGACAGACTCCGACTGTGTCAAGGGGGAAGTTGACTTTGATGGCCACG GTCGAAGGACTGGCAGATGTGTACAGTACTACAACCACACCTTCAAGACCTGTGAGATCCAAACTTGGTGTCCTGTTGAGGAGTACGCAGTAGTACG GGAACCAGCTTTAGTGGAGGCCATTAACTTCACGGTGTTCATCAGGAACTCAATCCATTTCCCAAAATTTAAAGTACTGAG GGGGAACATCAAAGATGCTTCGAACAAACGTGACATGCATAAATACCTCAGCAAGTGTCACTATGATGACGAGAAGGAGCCTTATTGTCCAAACTTCCGCTTGGGCTACATCGCAGATCAGGCACGGGAGAACTTCAGTGAGCTCTGCAGGACT GGAGGCGTGATAGGAGTCTTCATCAACTGGCACTGCAACCTGGATCTGGATCCTTCACATTGCAAACCTACATATTCCTTTCGTCGCCTTGATCTCCGAAAGGATGAGATCAACTCTGGGTACTATTACAG GTTTGCCAAATATTACAGTAAGGATGGAGTAGAGTCTCGGACACTTATCAAGGCCTATGGCATCCGCCTGGATGTCATAGTTCATGGACAT GCTGGTAAATTCAGTCCCATCCCAACCATCATCAGCACTGTTACTGCGATGACGTCAGTTGGGATA TGTACCATTATCTGTGACTGGATCATGCTGACATTTATTGACAAGAATGAAGTTTACAGTGAGAGAAAGTTTGATGAA ATTGTCAAGGAGCCCACGGTGCCTATCTCCACAGAGCTCAGCTATATGAACAGCTTCGGATCAAACCACTCAGACCTGTCAGACGGTGTCCCGTTGTGA